The DNA sequence TCAGAGACGCATTTGAGTTTTACTGTCTTTAAAACAGATGTATTGAATCAATTAAATTCTACATAAAGGACCACAAAAGTCCAAAGGCACTatctgcaaataaaaatgtctgcCAGCCACAACATCCCTGAGTATAAAACAGACCGGGTGAACTTTTAGTACtgaaaagataaataaactgaaataatgAGAATATTCACAAAACAAGACCAGGCTCAAATATTGTGTCTTCAGTTTGTGAGGACTAAAGTGTCATAACCTTCTAAGAAACAGGTGGACTCCAGGATGCATTTCCTTTAAACAATGGGCCTAACctaaatatattttcacatgTCATGcagggtttatttattttattacaaaaacGGATAGGCCTACCACATTGTCTATTAACACATATGACAGTTCACAAACTTGACAAGTGTTCCAGTAGCAACGTCAGAATTAAAGTCTTGGCCAACAATGACAGCAGTACTTATCATGCTGCAAACTCTCTATTTAGTCTTACCATTGTTTTCTATAAGGGCCCGGGACATGATTTCCCTTCTACCAGTCTTAAGTTAGCGCCTTTTTCATTTGGTTGAATTGGACCTGTGTTTTTTCCTGTTATTGTTCATTTATAGAACTGTCTCCTGTCTCGACACCACGGTCTGTTAACTTGGCCGTTTCCTATTTTACATCCTCCCATACATAAATTATGATATTCTGCTGCTGATAATGAAAGCCTCACACAAAGAAGTTTTTTGTAATTATAATAGCtcctttattcatttattttctacAAACTCCTGACTTTGCCCTCAGATAAGACAgctattatttaatttcaatgaGGCCCCCAGCTCTGTTTAGTGCTCCAGAATGTGAAACTTTGTAGATTTGAAGTGTGGAGCTGTGATGTAATGTGTCTGCAGGTATAAATATAGAGGCATGGCTTCACAGCGTCCACGCAGATCAATGTCGCTCCGGCGCTGAAGCCAGTGCGCCTGTCGGTCTGGGAATGAGCGCAACTTCCACACGCTCCTCTCTGTCGCGCCGctgcttcttctttttattcTCGCTTCATTGGAAAGGCAAACGCCGGGAGGCTGCTTTCAGAGCCCGACCCGGGATGGGCTCTCTCGCGGCCCTGCGGACCGTCCTGGTCCTGGGCCTGGTGACCGGCCTTGCGGGATGCGCCCCCGGTCTAAACGGAACGGCGGAGCGCTGGGAGGCCCTCTACTCTCGGTCCCTGGCGCGGATCCCGGGGGAGAAGCGGGACGAAGTCAACCGGGACAGCGACTACCTCCTGGGCATTAAAAGGTTGCGGCGTCTCTACTGCAACGTGGGGATCGGCTTCCACATGCAGGTGTTACCGGACGGTAGAATAACAGGGGTTCACAACGAAAATCGTCACAGTAAGTTGTCTCAATTATGTAGCCTATCGATTAGATGGGCCTATGAGCAGCTGCGAATTCATTTGTACACGTTTATTAGTGGTGTTTATTAGTTACAGTGCCATGTAGGAGTTAGTTTTAAAGAGAATGAATAAGTCGTTGTCAAAGgtgagaaatatattttttaaaagctatACAAAAAGTATAAAGAACTTTAAGAACTTAAACAGCGTTGCTTTGAGCATGTTTACAACAACAGCATGCACTTTCTGATACAAAATGTTTCCCCACCTGCTGACACCTGATCCAACCTGCAGCGTCAACACTGCTGAAtgagatgctgctgctgatggaagTCAGTAAACAGCTTACAGATATCGATCCATAGTACCAACATCTGGAGGCCGTCATATGCGCTGCTGCTTTTTCCGCCGTGTATGTAACCAGAGCTCGCTGTGCTCCAGGCCCGCGGCCAGCCGGCACCTAAAGTTAGGACACGACGCACGGACCCATCTGTTAAGACAGATTAACCCGTGCGGATCTGTGTTCAGACACAGTCACATTTGCAGACACGTAGAGTTACAAGCTCTTATTTACCGAGCATGTCAGTGTAATCCTTGTCATCCCCTGTTTGTGAATTGTGGTCCTACTAAAGTGACACAACGGGAGCTGTGGAACTGACAAGCTGTCTTGGGGAACTTAAagcatgttgttttttgtgctgCCTCTGTACTATTTTGAGACAAGGCATAAAAATTCAGGGAGATACATTACAGACAATGTCTGTGTGGAATTTAAACCAGTCTAGcctacatattttaaaatgatagcAGGAACAAAGGACACACACCCAATCTCCTGTGACCCAGCAGAGAAACTGCATCAGCAGGGGTTCAGTAAACCTTCATATATCTGCACATTTAATGTCACTACCTACCAATGAATGAGAAGATAGTATTTGGTCAGCTGTTGGGCTACATGATAGCAAGCAACCAAACCTCAGAGGATTTATAGGTATTTTTGTGACCTCGGGAAACCAACAAATTTCACATCACAAAATGACAGCCCCTTTTTCATAAAATGCTCTGAGACGTCTTATCATATCTCTTGTTAAAGCCCAGCTTGGTTTAAATAACTTGGTATCAGTATCGTCAATCTGTCACACcatgttgacaaaaaaaaatcattttttgaCTGTATGAATCTACAGTGAGATCAGGCCTGCACTGTGTCACTCACTGTCAAACTTAATAAAGTCCcagtagagctgaaatgaatCTACTTGTGTTTTTGAGCATCAAATATTTGACACACTATCACCTGTAAAATGTCTAAATATGTAAGTGCTGATCAGCATTTTCACACATGCAgtgatgtcagtgtgtgtgtggatcgGCGGCTTTGGATCTCTCCATCAGACCAGTATGTTTCAGCGTGCGTGCTTTGGTTTCCCTGAAGGTCTTCTGCAGATCTCTCCGGTGGAGAGGGGAGTGGTGACTCTGCTGGGTGTTCGCAGTGGACTCTTTGTGGCCATGAACCGGCGAGGAAAGCTGTACGGATCTGTGAGTGTACCAACACactctctgtctgactgtccgTCACTGTCTCATGCTCGCCACACACTCGTGCGCACACACAGGTGGTTTAACGAAGACAAAGATAGAATGTCATGTTTCacttgttccttttttttatattttgttaaaccTTAAGCTCTGTTTAGAGATGCTGAATAAGTGTCTGTCTATCAGGATAGGATGGTCGGGATTGTCAAATTTCTGGTTTCATGGTTCCCCCTGATCTCTAGGATGTTCACACCACAAATAACATCTGTAAATTGTTTAACTGATAGATGATGTTTCAAAGTCTTTTCCACACAGAAACCAGTCTGgtgggaaaataataaaatatatctaaAAATACTGGAATCAACATATAAAATAGTCACCATCCAGAAAAAGAGAGGACATGCAGCAGCAGGGAagcatctatctatctatctatctatctatctatctatctatctagttTAGTGTCTAGAGAAAAAGAACAGCAAAAATGGCCCTTAAACATTGGACAAAGCTTAAAATTACTGAAACAAAATCGTCTACTCCTAAAATGTTCATTAGCATAATCAGAACTACTGTACTAATTTCCCACTAACATTAACTCTAGATTGCATGAATATTTCTccctctgaaacacacacaaatctcatATGTGACCAGTTGTTCTCAAATttgggaggggggagggggggttgaGCTTCTTTCGGGGGTGGTGGATGTTGAGCCgacctaaagttgcatgaatatgattcatgaGGTgacttaaacaaacaaaagtggcCTGTCCCCCTAAAGCTGTTATTTTCTGATGTGATGTTACAGCTTGTGATGCTGCCGTGACGGTGCTGTTGATGTTTTCTAGTTTTTTACTGGCTGAgccattttttaactttgaattgGTTCAACCCAGTTTAGTCAGTCACTGTTTTGAAACCTGTTAGTCAAACAATTAGTAAGGATTTACTTTACACGCAAACTTAGTGATGAATTGGTGCAACCCAATTCACTTTTGAGCAGCGATGTGTGGATATCCCTGGTGGACAGACAGCACTCCCTGCTTCTTTAAAGAATGTAACGCCATGAAGCAACAGCCAGAGATATGTTAGTAATGTCATGATTCCCAGCTCACAAGCTTTTATTCCACTCACTCAGAGAACAGGCACAATCGGAGCATGGTGTACTGAGTCCTGCTTCACTCACAGCATTCATCATTACACAATCTCATTTTTTGTGTAAATCTCTGACTGAAACAGCTACCGTACAATAGCCCTGCAGTCCGAAATAAAGCAATTGTTTGATAGTAATCACAACGAACAATACAGACTTGAAATCCCCGACTCCCGCCCCACAAAAAAATATGTCCCGAcgtctttgttttgtctttgcctTCAAACAATCGGCATTTTCAAATACTCCTTACAGCTCCATCTTTTCTCCTTCAGTTACACTACAACAACGAGTGCAAGTTCAGAGAGAAGCTCCTCGCCAACAACTACAACGCCTACGAGTCGGTGGCTTACCCGAGGATGTACATCGGCCTGAGTAAGAACggcaaaacaaaaagaggaaacCGAGTGTCACCCGCCATGACGGTGACACATTTCTTGCCAAGAATCTAGTGGCCTCATAAATAGACGTCACCTCAACATGGAGAAATAGGACGGGGTGGCTCCATACTATGATGCACTTTCACTCCAGGCGTTACGCAAGTGTATCTTATTTGATATTTTGCTATgtatatattcatatttttatttatgtttaacagcagtttcatatttttttagGAGGGGTTGTCTTTTCACTCTGGGTGGGTAAGAGGGGGATCAAAGATGCTAAACAAgctatttatgttttcattaattaatttatcagaTATTTGCTGCTACTGAATGAAATCCTGTCCTATTGGGGTTTTTGCACTGTTGGGGAAATTATGCAACAGTGCACAGGAGACCTTTATGACTTTACTATGTTTTTAAAAGATTGTTTTCAGCAAAACAGCACCTTTTCGAGTCTTACCCTGATGAAAGAAATGAGGTGCGAGTGTGTTTGGTGTCAGAGGTGGCACTGATTGCCCAATGCTCCGGCCCTTTTTTGTGGCACTGGAGCCTAATTGAAACAGTATCAGCTTACTActggtgagagagagtgagagagagagaggggggggggggggggaNNNNNNNNNNNNNNNNNNNNcggcaggaggaggagggagtagAAGAACCCCTACAACCTCCACTAGTCTGTTTATAGCTCTGTCGGGGGGGTGAACTATGAACTTTTCTGCCGTCAATCTCAGTCAGACTTATAAGACTGCAGATAGAGAGAGGCATCCTCTTTGACATTATAATAGTTGGGAATTTGGGAGTTTAACAGCAAGGTCAAAGTGCTGAAATGCAACAGAGAAACTGTAGCCTTGACTGTGGAACAGGGCTATTCTTTATGTCAAGTTATTTCTGATTGTCCAGTAGCTGTTGGACTGGATCACACAAGTCTGCCTGCGGGGTCTGAAGCAGGACAGCCAGACATGGTTGGCAGCATCACTCGGGACTGGAGAAGTTTGTGCCAATTGAACAGATATTTGCTATTTTACCTCTGATGTGCCAAAATTTGTTTCCCCTGGAAAATGTCCCTCACCTTGTCATCTTTACCGTCACTTAAAGTGATactatgtaacttttgaaaaaagatacaaacacagaaaaactgaATTCATAAGCAACAAATCACAGCCTATCTCCGTCCAATAAACTTTTATTTCGCTGCTGTAATTTTCACTTTTAGCCACGGTGGCCGCTGTTCTGCAAACATTTGTCCGACTTTAAAATAACTTAGATTCAAacaaatagtttgacatttgagaAATACACTCGTTGGGTTTGAGAAGTTCATCAGTCTCAGGTATGTACAGCAAATAAAAAGCCACAGTCAgcagtcagttagcttagcttagcataagaacaggaagcagggggaaacaggtagcatggctctgtccaaaggtagaTAAACCCccctaccagcacctcttaaGCTAAATCTACATTACTAcattttcgttttaaaacacagcacttttgctacatttgcacctgccatccagactaaaacggcgaattTGAAGACCtgaaacagagaagtttgaaaatgctgctgaccATGTTTTCGTTTCTAAACTTTGCATCGCAAAGGCGCTTgcgtttggcttcctgattggccCTTAACAGTCATGGCGTATCCTTCCCTGATTTGTCAAGCTCCTATCACATGACCTTTGTACTCCCGTGtgtactttcagtaacagttccacctcgtCGTCAGTCCATGCAAACAAATCTCTGGTATGGTTCTTCACCATCGACAATCTTCTTtagttgtacttttactgttgtCGAATCTTCAGCAACTGCAGAGCAGACAATCTGTTCCCTGTTTACACCGACATGCGTATACCCAGTGTATGTGAATGGTCACATGATATGCGCAGCTAtatacgcagctaaaacactggGGTGGACGGAGAAAGTTTACAATAGAAAAAGTAGAATGTAGGTGTggtctaaagctcactgataGACACTTTATAacttaatctgtacaaaaatcATTGAGTACTGTCGTCACCATGCAGTTGCCACAAAATAACCACATTCGGCCAAGAAATAGCACAGAAATAGAGCTTAAGTGAGGTGTTGGTAAGCATATTTTTCAAACAgtggacaaagccaggctagctgtttctcccagTTTCAACTCTtagtgctaagctaggctaatatTTAGCACACAGACACGAGAGTGGCATCAGTCTGAaaatctaactcttggcaagaaagcagaTAAGTGTATTACTCAAATGGCAAACAATTCCTTTAATGATCTAAAAGTGTATTTCTCAGGCTATACATCAGTGTCATTCCCTAAGTGCATCCCCCCCAGTCATTTCCTTGTGCAGGGATGAACAACAACACACTCAGGATAAAATAAGctcacaaatacattttgttgagGATACAAACTTTGGTGCAGTTCCGGTACGATCAATACACATTTTCAAGCTTTGCCTTaacttcctgcagcagcagctgcccGCAGCACTAGCTCAGTTTAGTGTACATATTTTACTGACTCCTTCTGTCTAATATttgtctcctctctgtctctctgtgtctgcagtTAACTGCAGCCCTGCTCTGGTGTCCATGTTGTCCTAGTTGCGCCTTGTCACGTTCCAGCTATCTTTACCCTGTGATTTACTTTTAGAAAGGATAATCATGGGAGAAATATTTACGGACAGCTGTTGGACTGTACTATATGCTATGCCAGTAACcctatatttttctttatatattttgtaaatataacCTCTAAGTAACTGAAGGTGCTGGTATTCCTTTCGGGGAGGACAGTTTTAAACCAACAGAGCTTGGTGGAAGTTGCTGTCCGAAGGCACGAGTTGCATTTGATTGGCTTGCTGTGGTGCACCTGATGAATAAATCAATGGATCATCAACAACCCAGGTCAAGAAAAACGACTGGTGAGAGATAGGTGACTTGTTCTTTCTTTGCTATGCTCTCCTGTTGTGTTTAATCTAAGAGGTTTGAAATCTCAGTTTCAACATTCCACACACAATATATTGTAACCTGCCCAACTCTTGTTTGGGATTGTATTGTTTTCATCTGTTGAGTAAGAGTGCCTTCAGAAGAGGCGATGATGCACACTGAACGAACACGCTAGGTATTAAGTTGCAAATAACTCAAGCAAATATCATGCAAACTGTCACTGAAGTGGCTTTAGGCCATGACTCCTGCAAACCAGCGTGGATGTGCAGAATGATCCAAGCTATGCAGGCTCACTACTGTGAGATACATGTCAAATTGTCAGAATAAGTATAGCAGCCACTGTCTGCTAGTCCTGGTACATTACTGGTTACTTTGTGGTTGTTTAAGTCTCCTGTCCAACATCTCAGCTGGTCAACAGTGATGCATGCAGGTATACTGGTGTGTCTGGTGCCCACAGCTGTGCTTGGTGTTCTCCGG is a window from the Micropterus dolomieu isolate WLL.071019.BEF.003 ecotype Adirondacks linkage group LG20, ASM2129224v1, whole genome shotgun sequence genome containing:
- the fgf4 gene encoding fibroblast growth factor 4; translated protein: MSATSTRSSLSRRCFFFLFSLHWKGKRREAAFRARPGMGSLAALRTVLVLGLVTGLAGCAPGLNGTAERWEALYSRSLARIPGEKRDEVNRDSDYLLGIKRLRRLYCNVGIGFHMQVLPDGRITGVHNENRHSLLQISPVERGVVTLLGVRSGLFVAMNRRGKLYGSLHYNNECKFREKLLANNYNAYESVAYPRMYIGLSKNGKTKRGNRVSPAMTVTHFLPRI